Proteins from a single region of Drosophila biarmipes strain raj3 chromosome 3R, RU_DBia_V1.1, whole genome shotgun sequence:
- the LOC108030946 gene encoding tropomyosin-1, isoforms 33/34-like codes for MYIIQKYDLIVEKERYCLIGDSLDEAFVDLIVGLEPFWNPRNPKPPTPKLPTPTPEELAAMEEARAAAEAAAAAEAEAAAAAAAAGEPGAEGEGAAPGEAKAPEKEPTPPKEPTPPPPPPPPFEYSIDLPPEGAEVPYVKNYEPPPPGSEPEPVPAAEGEAAPAAEGAAPPAEGAAPPAEGAAPAAEGAAPPAEAAAPPAEGAAPPAEGAAPPADGAAAPAEAATAPAEGEAAPPPAEAALAAEAPAAEAAPAEAPAAEAAPAAAEGDAPPA; via the exons atgtATATAATTCAAAAGT ACGATCTAATCGTTGAAAAAGAGCGCTATTGCCTGATTGGCGACAGCCTGGACGAGGCCTTTGTGGACCTGATCGTGGGCCTGGAGCCCTTCTGGAATCCGCGCAACCCCAAGCCGCCGACGCCCAAGctgcccacgcccacgcccgaGGAGCTGGCCGCCATGGAGGAGGCACGAGCGGCCGCCGAAGCCGCCGCAGCGGCCGAGGCAGaagcggctgctgctgctgctgccgcggGCGAACCCGGAGCAGAGGGAGAAGGCGCTGCGCCCGGAGAGGCAAAGGCACCGGAGAAGGAACCAACGCCTCCCAAGGAGCCCActccgccaccaccaccaccgccgccgttCGAGTACTCGATCGATCTGCCCCCAGAGGGTGCCGAGGTGCCCTATGTCAAGAACTACGAGCCACCGCCACCCGGCTCCGAACCAGAGCCTGTGCCAGCTGCTGAGGGGGAGGCTGCTCCGGCGGCTGAGGGCGCTGCTCCTCCAGCTGAGGGTGCCGCTCCTCCGGCGGAAGGTGCTGCTCCTGCCGCAGAAGGGGCCGCTCCTCCTGCAgaggctgctgctcctcctgctgagggtgctgctcctcctgctgagGGTGCTGCTCCTCCGGCTGATGGTGCTGCGGCTCCTGCTGAAGCAGCTACTGCTCCTGCCGAGGGAGaagctgctcctcctccggctGAAGCTGCTCTTGCCGCCGAAGCCCCAGCCGCCGAAGCTGCTCCAGCTGAAGCCCCAGCCGCCGAAGCGGCTCCCGCTGCGGCCGAAGGCGACGCACCACCAGCTTAG
- the LOC108031397 gene encoding tropomyosin-2, whose product MDAIKKKMQAMKLEKDNAIDKADTCENQAKDANSRADKLNEEVRDLEKKFVQVEIDLVTAKEQLEKANTELEEKEKLLTATESEVATQNRKVQQIEEDLEKSEERSTTAQQKLLEATQSADENNRMCKVLENRSQQDEERMDQLTNQLKEARMLAEDADTKSDEVSRKLAFVEDELEVAEDRVRSGESKIMELEEELKVVGNSLKSLEVSEEKANQRVEEFKREMKTLSIKLKEAEQRAEHAEKQVKRLQKEVDRLEDELGINKDRYKSLADEMDSTFAELAGY is encoded by the exons ATGGACGCCATCAAGAAGAAGATGCAAGCGATGAAGCTTGAGAAGGATAACGCCATTGACAAGGCCGACACCTGCGAGAACCAAGCCAAGGATGCCAACTCCCGCGCCGACAAACTGAACGAGGAGGTGCGCGACCTGGAGAAGAAGTTCGTCCAGGTGGAGATCGATCTGGTCACCGCCAAGGAGCAGCTGGAGAAGGCCAACACCGagctggaggagaaggagaaaCTCCTGACCGCCACCGAGTCCGAGGTGGCCACCCAGAACCGCAAGGTGCAACAGATTGAGGAGGATCTGGAGAAGTCCGAGGAGCGCTCGACCACCGCCCAACAGAAGCTGCTGGAGGCCACCCAGTCCGCCGATGAGAACAACCGTATGTGCAAGGTGCTGGAGAACCGCTCCCAGCAGGATGAGGAGCGCATGGACCAGCTGACCAACCAGCTGAAGGAGGCCCGCATGCTCGCTGAGGATGCCGACACCAAGTCCGACGAAGTGTCCCGCAAGCTGGCCTTCGTTGAAGACGAGCTGGAGGTGGCTGAGGATCGTGTCCGCTCCGGCGAGTCCAAGATCatggagctggaggaggagctgaaG GTTGTCGGCAACTCCCTGAAGTCCCTGGAGGTGTCCGAGGAGAAGGCCAACCAGCGCGTGGAGGAGTTCAAGCGCGAGATGAAGACCCTGTCCATCAAGCTGAAGGAGGCCGAGCAGCGCGCCGAGCACGCCGAGAAGCAAGTGAAGCGCCTGCAGAAGGAGGTCGACAGGCTAGAGG ACGAGTTGGGCATCAACAAGGACAGGTACAAGTCCCTGGCCGACGAGATGGACTCCACATTCGCCGAGTTGGCTGGCTACTAA
- the LOC108031395 gene encoding uncharacterized protein LOC108031395, which yields MPPAGHQLRLAALVYLTLGLGLLCNASDGETGRKYANESLAEAEAEAPVWSQFLEDYVLSQGSSSGSQRKSKDLPYMGGDMGMNGPLNYHSSAYKRPGNNIYITRRIGEAVELEPHLRKPVESQGPIVNPQFRPMTNQMLHQQHQQMQQQQLQQQQQQLQQRQQPGFLQQLFGLGGSTGGGGGNPPQQHVRPVPLQQQQVQQAPQQHLQQHLIGGGGGQPTTFRAVSENDLYLLGAIEKLVYRVDYLESRVRRSEQLIYYLMAGNNQKEVKDPCPTNFTRISDNCYYINSQQQVNWKTANSACKGLNSHLAEFEKASENEEIMAYLLNQPAHRGRDYWLGGLNPGLLWIWSNSAKPVNPNMNLTSIAMAQKGENSTAANLVDSSEQAAEEAAAEDVLNNTVQIEGKGRCLRLSYNAGKHSYVYYGQECTSRHYYICEHEDKTLDNKIKKITRELRLLE from the exons ATGCCGCCGGCTGGCCATCAACTCCGGCTTGCAGCCCTTGTTTATCTGACTCTAGGTCTGGGACTCTTATGCAATGCCAGCGATGGTGAAACTGGGCGAAAATACGCCAATGAATCACTCGCGGAGGCGGAGGCAGAGGCTCCAGTTTGGTCGCAGTTTCTCGAAGATTACGTCTTGAG CCAAGGTAGCAGTAGCGGTAGCCAGCGAAAGTCCAAAGACCTGCCCTACATGGGTGGCGATATGGGCATGAATGGCCCGCTCAACTATCACTCATCCGCCTACAAGCGACCCGGCAACAACATCTACATCACCAGGAGGATTGGCGAGGCGGTGGAGCTGGAGCCCCATCTGCGCAAGCCCGTGGAGAGCCAGGGTCCCATTGTGAATCCCCAGTTCCGACCCATGACCAATCAGATGTTGcaccagcaacatcagcagatgcagcagcaacagctgcagcagcagcaacagcagttgCAGCAACGCCAGCAACCTGGTTTTCTGCAGCAGCTGTTTGGCTTAGGTGGCAGTACCGGAGGCGGTGGAGGTAATCCTCCCCAGCAGCATGTGCGTCCTGtgccgctgcagcagcaacaagtgCAACAGGCGCCGCAGCAACACCTGCAGCAACATCTCATTGGCGGTGGAGGTGGCCAGCCCACCACTTTCCGAGCTGTTTCCGAGAACGATCTTTATCTGCTGGGAGCCATTGAGAAGTTGGTATATCGAGTGG ATTACCTTGAAAGTCGCGTGCGGCGCTCGGAGCAGCTGATCTACTACCTAATGGCCGGCAACAACCAGAAGGAGGTGAAGGATCCCTGTCCCACGAACTTCACCCGCATCAGCGACAACTGCTACTACATCAACAGCCAGCAGCAGGTGAACTGGAAGACGGCCAACTCCGCCTGCAAGGGTCTCAACTCGCACCTGGCCGAGTTCGAAAAGGCCTCGGAGAACGAGGAGATCATGGCCTACCTCCTGAACCAGCCCGCCCACAGGGGTCGCGATTACTGGCTGGGCGGTCTGAACCCGGGACTCCTCTGGATCTGGTCCAACTCGGCCAAGCCAGTGAATCCCAACATGAACCTAACATCCATTGCCATGGCCCAGAAGGGTGAGAACTCCACGGCCGCAAATCTGGTGGACAGTTCGGAgcaggcggcggaggaggcggccgCCGAGGATGTGTTGAACAACACGGTGCAGATCGAGGGCAAGGGTCGCTGCCTGCGGCTGAGCTACAATGCCGGGAAGCACAGCTATGTGTACTACGGCCAGGAGTGCACCTCGCGCCACTACTACATCTGCGAGCACGAGGACAAGACGCTGGACAACAAGATCAAGAAGATCACCCGCGAGCTAAGGCTCTTGGAGTGA
- the LOC108031394 gene encoding uncharacterized protein LOC108031394 codes for MTTDFGGSQFVSSNPNASCSASRWLTEEVFKLIDVVQRDEAIYNPRHKYYFCRPYVENFWREVDLKLEKNPGASLAKWTNLRISFRREYTNYLEEKVPPCWSYFDRMFFLHPYLRKKHQQTKSLDTQVQDALAHLSSLSNRMQRERSVAIPASSSVGGQPTPSAHQSPPAQQLDNYLDYFDEAEHNNSELEDIIEEEQQRNSRYHSQLDSNDIKSECEEPVDEFVQETHEPDDDEQEDQDPHKMAPTSSSSSVEAQRRYANQQTQGSRAHLGRMQMRAYHEEMRGAIRPRSQELQAPTATVSGVNFASQQAAHPNISFVRPTFSKPADLVSTTTHSGGGGVPGNAGLSEVELPTPSTAAVATQMAPSSSVNASSSNSYLSQRHGHNHVHGGHQQVPPSSLPSRMDANNSLSGSLSNGGVELCDCKTDPDAMFLMSLLPDIQKLNGRDRGKIKIAFQNILQDYLYPD; via the coding sequence ATGACGACCGACTTCGGGGGCAGCCAGTTCGTGTCCAGCAACCCAAATGCCAGCTGCAGTGCATCCCGCTGGCTGACGGAGGAGGTCTTTAAGCTGATTGACGTTGTCCAGCGCGACGAGGCCATCTACAATCCGCGACACAAGTACTACTTTTGCCGGCCGTACGTGGAGAACTTCTGGCGCGAGGTGGACCTCAAGCTGGAGAAGAATCCGGGCGCCAGTCTGGCCAAGTGGACTAATCTGCGCATCTCGTTTCGACGCGAGTACACCAACTATCTGGAGGAGAAGGTACCGCCCTGCTGGTCCTACTTCGACCGCATGTTCTTTCTGCATCCTTACCTGCGCAAGAAGCACCAGCAGACCAAGTCCCTGGACACCCAGGTGCAGGATGCCCTAGCGCACCTCTCCAGCCTGTCCAATCGCATGCAGAGGGAGCGATCGGTGGCCATTCCGGCTAGCAGCAGCGTTGGTGGCCAACCCACTCCCTCAGCACACCAGTCGCCGCCGGCTCAGCAGCTGGACAACTATCTGGACTACTTCGATGAGGCGGAGCACAACAACTCCGAGCTGGAAGACATCAtagaggaggagcagcagcgcaACAGCCGCTATCACAGCCAGTTGGATAGCAACGATATAAAGTCGGAGTGCGAGGAACCAGTGGATGAGTTTGTACAGGAGACGCACGAACCGGATGACGATGAGCAGGAGGACCAGGACCCACATAAGATGGCGCCCACTTCTAGTTCCTCGTCGGTGGAGGCTCAGCGTCGGTATGCAAACCAGCAGACGCAAGGAAGCCGAGCCCACTTGGGTCGCATGCAGATGCGCGCGTACCACGAGGAGATGCGCGGGGCGATACGACCGCGCTCCCAGGAGCTGCAGGCTCCGACGGCAACAGTGTCTGGAGTAAACTTCGCTTCGCAGCAAGCGGCCCACCCGAACATTTCCTTCGTGCGCCCCACATTCAGCAAGCCGGCGGATCTGGTCAGCACCACAACTCAcagcggcggaggaggagttCCGGGAAATGCTGGCCTATCGGAAGTGGAACTGCCCACGCCTTCAACAGCAGCAGTGGCTACACAGATGGCCCCCAGCAGTAGCGTTAATGCTAGTAGTAGCAACAGCTACCTGAGTCAACGTCACGGGCACAACCATGTGCATGGAGGACACCAACAGGTGCCGCCATCGTCGCTTCCATCTCGCATGGATGCCAACAATTCGCTAAGCGGGTCCCTGTCCAACGGCGGTGTGGAGCTGTGCGACTGCAAGACCGACCCGGATGCCATGTTTCTGATGAGCCTGCTGCCCGATATACAGAAGCTTAATGGTCGCGATCGCGGCAAGATCAAGATAGCCTTCCAGAACATACTGCAGGACTACCTTTATCCGGACTAG
- the LOC108030996 gene encoding uncharacterized protein LOC108030996 has product MKFFAILFLLCGIVGFALAASSTTETDSFYGSTTSTSSPVPAPSAPNPSACGPNALGGKKLYFFY; this is encoded by the coding sequence ATGAAGTTCTTTGCCATCCTCTTCCTTCTGTGCGGCATCGTAGGATTTGCTTTGGCCGCATCTTCCACAACGGAGACTGACAGTTTTTATGGCAGCACTACCTCTACCTCTTCACCTGTCCCAGCTCCTTCCGCGCCGAACCCTTCTGCGTGTGGACCTAACGCACTTGGCGGCAAAAAACTATACTTCTTTTACTAA